Within Lolium rigidum isolate FL_2022 chromosome 5, APGP_CSIRO_Lrig_0.1, whole genome shotgun sequence, the genomic segment gaagatactcgaatgcaaaagggatgaaatcacgcacattgggttcattgacccgcacacaatgcatgttaaaaccatagaagatcccgtctataacaaggatacaccggagactttgctaaggtttttgaagcgacaacgtgacaaaaacctaataatttggccttacaacttccagtgagtcttactgtcttataacacattatattttgctcaccgtatgtcaaaattttaactaatgacttatatatatgacactacatatttaaacgtgcgtaggtttcactttattcttctcgtcatcaatatgcaaactggagaagttgaagtctttgactcactaagcaaagaaccggaactatacttgtcttgttatttaatgctcaaaaggtaattttaattgttatcggtttgtttcgttaatttcctgctatgaactaattgataactcttttatgcattttcttttgtcgggcagcgtatgggcaactttcatcaaggaagatacgtcccatgaatggccacagaggctgcgatggaaggcgaaagtaagtagtactacctaggtccacacaactttaattatcatacttgactattgtttgattgacttatattcttgtaaagaaatgcccgcaacaaccacaagggactgatctctcgtggattctacgtttgcgagtacatccacagaattgtcagcgagagaatgaataatgcaagaaataaagaggtacgaaaacaatattcacaaatttgttttcttatcataagttgtgttgagtttcagtaatagttgtttcattgtggtttgaatatatatatacacacacacatatctcatgtactcatttgtatcttattcttttatagttggcaacaaagcggaacaagctctcaatcgatgaccgcttcatagcaataggcgaggaattggcgggattcttccttcgggacgtcataccaccattcgcgagttccactatgaatgaagatgtacatgttacatatatagttggctcgaagagtaccactatgctacatgtaatatatagagtacggctcggagagtaccactactatgcatgaagatcgatcttcatgcatagtgcttcttaatttgcgatcttatgcaattacatgtgtgttatattatatgcaccaacttgctatgcatcatattgatcttcatgtactacctaaacccaaacgcgtttcggtgcatcgacgcgatatgaaacaaaccgatatccctaaacccctccaaaaaccctaaaacttcaattctcgccgcggcagagattcgagcaaattccctgccgcgggtgggaacctttggtaccggttcgtattaccaaccggtaccaaagctccttggccccgagctctcctgggcgcccacgtggaggcgccattaataccggttcgtaagcaaccggtacgaaagggggggcctttagtgccggataatttataCCGGTTGAGAAACCGGTGCGAAtggcccttacgaaccggtatagatgagcgtttttctactagtgcctcCATCTTTTGACCTTCCATGCTCTTCCTTCTCCCAAGGTTAGATCCTCCATGACTAGGAGTGGTATTATTTAGCTCGTCCGCTAGCAATTGTAGAAGACAAGCACGGATTACCAAGTCCTCAGCTCAAAAACTGATGCATCATCGTCTTGTCCTCCTTGTCCATAGCCTAATCAATCAGACAATCATCTGCGAGAACAACAAAATCTAGAAATATAACCTACCAAGGAAAATGACCAAACACCTTGCGTGCAAACCTGGTGTAAGGTCCTCACGAGTCAAGAGGATCGGTGAGAGGAGCGACGAGAGGGGCTTCCACTGTGGTGGGCAGCGGCTATGGGTTGGTGTAGGCGCCGCTGAACTATCGGCATTGAGAGGGAGGGATGGGAAGGGAGGGTGGGGAGCGGTAGTGGCAGTTTAGAAGGGGTGGGAGAAACATCAAGTTGGGAAGAAACAATGTGGCAGAAAAAAAAGAGGGTTGAATCGCTCGCTGGTGGCATCGTGGCAAATACCTTTAATTAAGAGCTGAGGTTGCACGTATTTTCTGTCTAGAGTTCCTAGCCCTATCCCTTTCGCAAGGGTTACGGGGATGTGACTGAAGATGTGCTCTCAGTGTCATGCACGTACGTAGCCTTACTTCCATCGTGCAGGCGCACATGACGTGTGCTCTCACAGGCTCACATATATGTCATAAGTACATGCATCACGCTAGAGCTGGCCGGCCGGGACCCCGGCTGGCCGTAGATTAACGTGTCAGTTTGCAACGAGGCGTGATGGATTAATTGGCCGCCGTCACGATCAGCTTGGACAAAAACATATCCCTACCAACTGAACATTTCATATTGATATGGATTTACACAGATGACCAACTCTTGACAGATTAAACACCCGAGATCAAGGTGCTTGCCATCAATTAATCAGCCAAAGGGAAGATAACAAAAATGAGTGAACTTTATTATCTCAAGTATATATACAGTATAAATAATCAAATAAACCGATTCACGACACCTTCAAGTGCGTCACAAATAAAAAATCGACTACCCATCACCTAAACCGAGCCCGACATCCAACAACCGCGCGCGCGCCGTCGTTGCATGCAGTTCAATCGTCTGGTCAACTACTCCGCGGAGTAGCAGCATTCCTTGAACGCCTGGAGATTGTGCTCGAACACGGGTACGAAGGCGTCCACGCTGCCATCGCCGATGTACGATGGCGTGAGGAAGAGCATCCCCTCTGTGGGGAAGTAGGACGGCATGAAGTAGCTCGGGCTGCCCGTGCCGAAGTCCAGCTCGTAGAAGGGGAATGTCAGCCAGCTGTCCACTTCCACGTCCGGGCACATGGCGTCTTTGCAAACGGCGCTCGGCGCGAGCCCTTCCTTCTCGGCGGCGCCGGAGGTCGCGAAATCGACGAAGGACTGGAAGTAGGTGCCGTCCACCCTGGCCACCTCGTCGTGTATTACCTGGGCGGCGTGCTTCAGCGGCCGGTTCAGCAGGTCACCTACGGTGGCGCGGGGGAACGCCCAGAGCACCATGTTGCCGAAGTACTCCGCCGGCTTGCCGAGGCGGTGACGCCCATCGACGGACAGCCGAATTTTGGAGGTTTCTTCGGGGCTGAGGTCGCGGGCGCGCGTCATGGTGCGCCAGAGGTGAGCGAGGATGGTCTCGAACCGGCTGAATGGCCGGCCGCGCCCCTCCGACGCGCTGGCACGGAGCCCGGCAATGAAGTCCTTGGTGAAATGAGCCTTGTGGATGACGATGTTGTCGACGCCGTCGCCGTGGTGGCCGACGACGGCGTTGGGAGACGGCTGGTAGTACTCCCTGTTGCGGTGGTCATGCTCCACGCGAGGCGACGACCGGGGCTTGAAGAGGTCCTTGTGGTGGTGCACGGGCGGGGGACCAACGGGGAGCCCCCTCGTGGCGCGTCCCCAGGCGACGAGGAAGTTGCTGGTGGCGTGACCGTCGGCGACGACGTGGTTGGACGTGAAGCCGACGGCGAGGGAGCCGCACCTGAACCGGGTGAGCTGCAGCAACACAACTTCCTCGAGCTCCCCCTCCAGGTCCGGGTGCAGCTTCAGCAGGTCCGGCGTGGGCTTGGCCGGCGCCATGTCCACCATATCAGCGTCCACAGACGCCTCCACTAGACGCGCACCGCGGTCGTTGAGGATGAATGACGGCGTACCGTCGTCGGGGTTTACGCCGAGCTGCCCGGCAAAGGCGCGGTACTGAGAGAGGACTGCTGCCAGTCCCTTCTCGATGGCGGCCGTTGAGGGCGCCGGCGAGGCAAAGGCGTAAATGATGGCCATCTGCATCCTGAACGTCACCCTGTCGAAGATGGACAGAGGAATGTACTCAGTGGCTGGTGCAGCGCCGGCATTGAATGCAGGCTTCACGAGCTTGGAGCTCAACACCTTCACCTCCATTGCTCTATATAACAAAAGCTTGGATCGGACAAGAAGTTGCTCTTTCGTTAATCAAAGTTTGATCGGCGAGAGAGCGGAGGAGTTTACAGCAAGAGAGCGATGAGACAGGGGATAAGCTCTAGCTAGCTCGTACGTCCCTGTTTCTTGCGGCCTTGTGCTGCGTATGATTTGGTGGTCGCGGGCTGCGCTCTATATATATAGGACAATACGGTTGCGCGGGAAAACGGTAGGTGAGTTTAAACAGGACAGGGCAAACATTGTTGACATTTGACCTGGCCGCCCTCCTCTCGTCTCGCGAGTATTTGACTGGTTACAGACTTTCTGCTATGCATGCGGAATGTAAGAAGTCTCAACGGTACCATTGAACAGCATGCCCGTACTAGTGCGAGAAATCCAACTCTCCACCGGCCCACCCCctctcttcttttctattttacggtATGATGAATCAGATTCCCTCCCACCGGCCTACACCAGCAGCAGTAGAACTTAAAATCCATGTATATTTTGAACCGGTAATTAGTTTGTGAACCCTTTGAATATTTGAGTTCCTAGCGAATGTAGCATGAAAATAAGCCCAATATTTAATAATTTGTAAAAGTTTttgaaaatcaaatttgaaaactCGGTGAAACATGACAATACTTCATGAAACTTGGGGAAACGTTTCTTTGAAACATTCAGTCAGTTTCGGATAGTATTTGGCAATTGTCTTAGAGTCTAATTAATTTCAGTAAACGTATTGTTAACCGGAtgcactacgggaaccagtcaaggtgcagacggccggcggccgccggccgtcggcacagcttgccTTGCCTTCAGCACAGGCTTGTGCCGACGGAAGGCGTCGGCACCTTGCCATCAGCACAATAACGCCTCGGTACAGGCAAAGTTGCCATCGGCACaggctggccgtcggcatagaaataacgccgtttggtgattctggctcgaattttttcaaaaaaaaaattcaaattttttcaaaaatttttatcccaatttttttaatctctcacatgcaccattttaactctttatgaaagaaatgacaccttgttgacaataataccatatcaatactattaaAAGAAATGACATACAAGGTATTTTTTCTTTCACATTAATAccatttaatttttttataaagagttaaaatggtgcatgaaattttttttttcaaatttttttatcCCAATTTTTTAAATCTCTCACatgtgaaagaaatgacaccttgtatGTGAGAGATTAAATTTCTTTTTTTATGGAGAGTTTCTTTCATGGAGAGTTAAAATGGTATTAATAGTTTTGATATGTTATTATTGTCAaccattttaatttttttatgcaGAGTTTCTTTCATGGAGAGTTAAAATGGTAttaatagtattgatatggtattatttTCAACAATGACACTATTAAAAGTATTGGAAGAAATTTTTTATcccaatttttttaatctctccatgaaagaaatgacaccttgttgacaataataccatatcaatactattaacccttattacttgatgttgcacatcattattttttgaattccaaacaattacctacataaactacaagaataagtatattaatcttgaattcaaatggacaataaaataatttattttccctttttaatttaatatggaataattaatatatttaaatctgttaatcaaaatttgacaaataatatgtctaaatcgattagaaaaatgagaggaaaccaaatatgacatctatatcatattttgaatctaaaaataatttttccaaaaattcatgagcattagatcatgtaccagtATTTCAAATCTAGCCgccctcctaccgattcggcaggaatttcttTTTTCATGAAGAATGGACGGAAAATTTCCAGATACACCTGTTGGAAAAttttccatcttaggtggtctagtatttttaaaaaatgtgttggtaccaatgtgaaactttaatttggtggttgcttcacaaaacatcccGTTTTCGGCACTTCAAAAACGGAAAATGGCTTTTTCGTGATGAAAAGGAAAATTTCCTcttgcaacatcgtaagacatctcaagatacacatgtgtgcataatataggcacattatcacaaactatgcagcgattctatccataacatcggtcgtttgacctaaatgtcatgaaacctcgaacatgataggtcattttgtgaaggattttttgtgatgttcgcaattttccaactttaatatttttccttccaACTATGACAGCAcgtgaaggtttcacattgtttggatcatttttgaattttttatacccgtttcaaactatattcaaaacggcgagcATGAAGATCCgttgcccggggctgaggctcaCTAAAATTGCACtgaatctctgatgaaatagcatgttgtgaatctaaaaataatttttagaaaaatcttgagcaatatatcatgtacctgtagttcaaatctggtcggccttctactgattcggcaggaatttgtctttttcatgaggggtggacggaaaggttccagatacaccggttgaaaAATTTCCaatcttagttggtctagtatttttgaaaaaattgttggtaccaatgtaaatctttaatttggtggttgcttcacaaaacaccccgttttcggcacctcaaaaacgGAAAATGGTTATTcctgcgatgaaatggaaaacttcctcctgcaatatcgtaagacatcccaatatgCACAGGTGTGCAcagcacaatatgggcacattatcacaaactatgccgcgattctatccataacatcggtcgtttgacctaaatgtcatgaaacctcgaacatgatagctcattttgtgaaggattttttgtgatgttcgcaattttccaactttaatatttttccttgcaactatgacacataatatgacaccacgccaAGGTTTCatattgtttggatcgttttcgaattttttatgcccgtttcaaactatattcaaagcggcgggcatgaagatcctttgcccggggctgaggctcgccaaacttgcactggatctctgatgaaatagcatgttgtgaatctaaaaatgatttttacaaaaaatcttaatCATTATAttatgtacctgtagttcaaatctggtcggcctcctaccaATACGGCagtaatttgtctttttcatgaggtgtggacggaaaggttccagataaaCCGGTTAGGAAATTGTCCATcttatgggcacattatcacaaactatgccgcgattctatccataacattggttgttctgtgtgaaagccataaaacatcggatatgatagctcattttttagAAGGTTCTTAGAGATATTTTAAATATTTaaagtttgatatttttccaagatagaacttattttctgaacattttgatatataatttgtattttctgaattataatgatttagttatgattttttgaagattaatgtggtaaaatggaaaatagctatgccgacggctttgccgtcggcacatggcTGAAATATATGCCGACGACTTTGCCGTCAGCACAGGCCTGACGCTGTTAGCTCGCCGTCACGGCggagaggctgtgccgacggccaaaactgtgccgacggttgccgtcggcacagaccttcaTGTGCCGACGGTTTACCTGTGCCGACAGCTGACCTGCTGGCCTGGCCAGAACGAgtcatgtgccgacggccccgatattttgccATCGGCACAGGATCTGGTCGTCGGCACCTTGACTAGTTCCCGTAGTGATGTATATTTCAGTAAATATGGCTCTTTCAAAATCAACAGTAGAAATTAAATCCGTGTATAAAAATGAGAGACAAAGTACTAGTGTAGAGTAGCCTTGCATGTAAAAATTCTCTTCATGTACTTAATCTTacagcaaataaaataaaataaagtgtgAATGCATGGGAGGTCCGGCGAACAAACACCATTCTCATACTAGTGCAAAACCTATGTACATTCAAACTCCTCCCTCTGCCTCGAACTCTTTATGCTTAAGGCGTACTATGGGCGCTAGTCCCTCCAGCTGCTCTTGCTTAAAATCATTACTGTTCATTCTCATGTGCCTCTTCTAGGGGAAGAAAGGTGGGTCAGGACCCAACCTATGTCAGTTCTAATCTGACTAGGATTAGAACACAATCACTCAGTTGTTCGTAGAGTGGCAGATGATCTCGGGCCACGATCAGATTGTGGAAGCAGCCGGCCGGCTATACCTGGGTGCGGTGCCGCTGGGTCTACAGGTCTTCAAATGATTCTGGTAGTGAACCCCCTTATACACCGAACCAATGATCTAGTGTTTTATCATCTTCCATTTGAGCATTGCTTCTTTAACTTCTCTTTTCGTGGATGTCGTCCTCACATACCTTATGGGTGTCCACTCGAATCAGGCTCACCCCACTACTGAAGTTTGAGAGTGGTTTTCCTGTTTAGGAATAAATGAGCAATTTGAAATTATTTATTGAACATGATATCGTGAGCAATTTGTGTTGGTCTAAGGCTTTTCTCCTTTCTCTTTTTTGCATGCATCAATCATTGTTACTAATAAACAAGCTAGACACTGGCATGCATGTTCTCATCGTGCATCTAGGGTGTGTAATATTAAGCTCAGAGAACCTAGAAGGATCAAACTTGCTCCTTCCCATGGGAAACCAGTTTGCTAGTGAAGTAGGACTGTATGAGTATATGaaggttagagcatgtctaacagaccctttAAAACgcccaaacccgtataataactgcCAGAATACGGGTTTGAGCTCTACCCAGCCATCTAGCAGGttccgtaaaaacggcccccgcttCGATTTTTGCTGGTTCCAATTACGGGGCGGACCTTCGCCCCTTACTTATGCGGGGTGGGAGGCCAAATACAGGGCTAACCCCCCACTCGTGGCGggctgaaatttcagaaaatctaACTGCTTTCGCGATTCGCCTCGCCGGAATCCGGCTAAATTCCGACGAACTGCAGCTGGGGCGGGGCTGGGCGAGCgccgccgggggcggcgcgaGCACGGCCCGGGGCGGCGCGAGCACGGCCGGAGCGGGGCGGggctggccggagcgaggcggggCATGGGCGGCCGGGGGCGGCGCAGCCATGGCCGGGgccgggcgagggcggcgcggtcgggagcggggcgagggcggccggggccggggcgaggcgagggaggccgggggcggcgcggccatggccgGGCGGGGCGAGGGCGACCGGGGCCGGGgcgaggcgagggcggccgggggcGGCACGGCCATGGCCGGGGCGGGGGAG encodes:
- the LOC124651650 gene encoding putrescine hydroxycinnamoyltransferase 3-like; this translates as MEVKVLSSKLVKPAFNAGAAPATEYIPLSIFDRVTFRMQMAIIYAFASPAPSTAAIEKGLAAVLSQYRAFAGQLGVNPDDGTPSFILNDRGARLVEASVDADMVDMAPAKPTPDLLKLHPDLEGELEEVVLLQLTRFRCGSLAVGFTSNHVVADGHATSNFLVAWGRATRGLPVGPPPVHHHKDLFKPRSSPRVEHDHRNREYYQPSPNAVVGHHGDGVDNIVIHKAHFTKDFIAGLRASASEGRGRPFSRFETILAHLWRTMTRARDLSPEETSKIRLSVDGRHRLGKPAEYFGNMVLWAFPRATVGDLLNRPLKHAAQVIHDEVARVDGTYFQSFVDFATSGAAEKEGLAPSAVCKDAMCPDVEVDSWLTFPFYELDFGTGSPSYFMPSYFPTEGMLFLTPSYIGDGSVDAFVPVFEHNLQAFKECCYSAE